CCAAGACTGATAACACCCCTAAGTTTAGGGTTGTACTTTGCAAACCAACTAAGAGTTTCTTTGAGACTCATGATATGTTAGAGAATGTGTTAACGAAATATCTAATTTAAAGTGTTAAACGAAGCACCAACTACTCACCGGACAAACCCATCACCACAACCCCATCGAGTGTGAGTGGGGAAGTCCATAACAAGCGACACACCAAAGTTCATGCCCATCCTTAAATTTGTTATAGACCAACAAAATTAAGGTTGTGACCTTCAACTTGCGAACCAAATCTTAAACCACTTGACCAACCACTTAGTTGATATACATAACACTAAACATAGTTTCTATATTTGTTTTTAACGCGAAGTTTTAGGAATTTCTAGGAATACCAAGGCTGACTTACAATTAATGCATTAAATGATTTGACATGCTCTTATATCTAGTTCTCGAAAGAAGAACCGTCGATCATGTAAAGGCTTATTTATAGTATGCCACACTActttcatctaacaatttagtACATTAATCTTAACACTCCAtgtattttgcagaaaattaataatttataaaatattttaaaaaaaaaatcactggcatcacttataaaaatgagtaaacaaaagatataattatcatttatgaaaatgtttaggtgTATATTTTTATCACTAATGAATCGTTTTCCttttactaattattttaaacaatacAAGCAATCGTtaataaaatattctttaaatgattaattttatgTTAAATAAATGAAGCGATAGTACATAACATTGCATTACTCATTTTTTTCATGCTGCCTAGTCAATTCCAGCACTAACATTTTCACCTCTATATAACTTGTGATATCATCTAAAACCACGGTCCAAATCAtcaccctcctcctcctcctcctcctcctcctcctcctactacTACTACTTCAATCTTTCTGCATATCTCTATCAGTCGATCATCATCTATCAGAAATCAATGGATTTTGATCATGTCATGAGAAGCCAACACGATTCACCATCATCGGTTCGCACTGAAGAAGTAACGTCGGACGTGAGGAAAGGTCCTTGGACTGCCGAAGAGGACGCCTTGCTCGCGAATCATGTGAAGATCCATGGCGAAGGCCGTTGGAACTTGGTCGCTCGTCGTGCAGGTCGTTTTCTGATACCTCATCGCATCGCACCACGTGAACTATTTCGTGCTCCTCTCTCATTAACCCATGTCGAGAATCCTCACGGATTAGTTGTgttttgctgaaatttttttggatcgAAATGATGCGCGCAGGATTGAAGCGGACCGGCAAGAGCTGCAGATTAAGATGGCTGAACTATTTACGCCCCGATCTGAGGCGTGGAAATATGACTCTCGAGGAGCAGCTGTTGATTCTTGAACTCCATTGTCGCTGGGGCAACAGGTACTGCACTTATCCCCACgaagatttgtttttttttctcatgtcTGCGTCCGTATTATGTAGTCCTAACGAGTTTTGAGTCTAACGTTGGCGATGATCGTCTTTAAGGTGGTCGAAGATAGCTCAACACTTGCCCGGAAGGACGGACAACGAGGTAAAGAACTACTGGAGGACGAGAGTGCAAAAGTTAGCCAAGCACCTCAAGTGCGACGTCAATAGCAAACAATTTAGAGACACGATGCGCTGCGTGTGGATGCCACGGTTCATGGAGCAGATCCGGGCATCGACGGGGCAGTTCCAGGCATCGGCGCAAGGCCCATCGGATAGACCTGCTGAGGACCCTCCACGAACTCACGGAATCGGGTCGGGATATCCGGTTTATGATGATCACAGAGACTCGTTGCCCGAACTATCGCCGAGCGTGTCCTCGTCCGACTCTTCGGACCCTCGGTTTAGCAGTTCACCTTCTCCTAATCAAGCCGGTGGAATTGGCTCGGAATGTTTCGGCCTCGGATTGGGTGATGGTCCGAATTATTGGACCGGGTGTGCGCAGTGGTGGCAACCGGGCGTGGATGCCGGAGAGCAAGAAGACAGCAACGGTTGTTTAGTCGGAGAAGACTCGTTGGAGAGCTTGTGGAACGAGGAAGATGCATGGTTCTTGCAACAGCAGCTTCTTGAGTAGGCTTTCTGCTTATAGCTGAAATGAAATAAGATCATTTAGGGCTGGATCTCAATCCTTGATATACAAATTAGTGTACAAACATAGGGTGGCGCAGCTTAGGTGTAGAAGAGCTGTTCGTTTTCACTTTCAGATGGGTGAACTCCTCCTGTGATCTGTCGAAGGCGGACGGACGGTGGCGAGTCCTCCTCCTTCAGCCTATACATCGAGTGATTTTATTGATAGCAAGAACCATTCGTCATTTCAACTGAAAATCACCCAAGATTTTCATATCATCTATTGTACAAGAAAAGGACACACCCCGGGTATgatccacgctcaatttatGCTAATTATGTGGTTCAGCATGCATGGTTTTCGACAAGGTCATTGCAATCACTTGGGTAAAAAGTACTACATGGTGAGATGAGAACCGCCTTTTGAATCTATAAAAACCGTACTAAGGATCTTACCAACTTAATGTGATATGGGGTTAGAAAtgtgcaaaagaaccaaaaaccACTCGGATCACCTAAAATTGAACCGAATATTTCCATAGAGACTATACTATTTCCTAGTTCCAATTTATTGGAACCGATGAGTATTGGTCCAGTTCTCCGTTCTAGGTGTGAAACCACCCACGTGTTCACTCGGATTGGACCAAGGTATATATTTCTAATTTCAGCTCACTTTCATGAAAGTGAAAGCCTTTCATGCCTTTTGCAATTTACTCGTGAtcctcaaaaaagaaagaaaatgaagtaaCCCTCGTCACTACTCACTAGTTAGTCCTCCATTAGTCCAGTTCGCCTCATCTCACTCTCCGTCTCTCATGCCTCCAACTCCGTCGTAGACTTGTAGTCGCTAGGGGTGAGTATAAGGATTGgttccaaaaaaaattggaaccgccCACTAAGGAttagttccaaaaaattggaatcgagAACCACCCGTTAGTTTTATGAATTTACCCGAGAACCGACCGCTGGTTTGATCCAATTCTCGAGTGGGTCCATAGAATTGGTCTCCCAATCCctataaaattgcatttatcaATTAATATCAAGTTGAACCTGATTTCCATTTTAGAGCACCGAAACCTGTTTGGCCTTTTATTTGGCTCTTAATTTCATATCATGACGACAAAGCATTGCAACATTTATGGACATCTCCAATCGGTCCTCTCATTCCtcttcgtttcttttttatttattttttatttattgagaaagtaagtaaataaattatcaaaatggaaaaaaaaaataagggatTAGTCTTGTTACACACCCAATAGACAAAATTTGTCAATAATGTTTAATAACTACCAATATACAAATATGTGCATAATATTTGGTCAAACtactacaaaataattaagtaattggaTGGAATCATATATATATCTGTTTAGTCTAGGTGGGTGGGTGGGCGGTTCTATACGTAAATTGGGAATCGGACTAGTACTCATcaattccactaaattggagATGGGAATTGGACCGACCCCCATGAAACTGCCGGTTCCAATCCGGTCCAGTTCGGTTTCAAGTGGTTTGGGCGATTCCCAATTCTTTTGCACATCCTTAGTAGTCACCTCATCTTGTTCTCACGCCTTCAACCTTGTTATAGACTCACAATCACGCCTCGCCTCCGGCCCTTCCTCCGCATAGTTAGCCTTGCCTTCCTTTTGCATTCTCACTTAGATTTACTAGTGTAATGCCTCTCTCTTGCAGTCGGTTATTAAACGAGCAACACCAATCACTTTGCtctattttaatatgttaaCATAATTACCTAAAATGACCCTTCTCTGATAATACAAAAATCAAGCTCCATTTTGAGCTATTTGTCTAATTTCAAATATCCTACATTGATAGAGTTTGAGTCTAGTTATGAATCTGAGTTTGCAATATCTGTAATCAGTTCCTCAATCAATTGCATATAACATGTTTGATAGAGTGCCTCTAAGTTTACGAATGAGAAGTAGCTCAAGATTTTGTTCGATTTGATGGCATGTTGCTAGATTTGAACAGGTGATCTATTAACATGTCAATGAAAGTGGAGAAATTTTATGATACGATGATACTGATAATGAAGAAAAGTCACCAAAATATGGAGGAGGTGAAGACGGCTTTGAAGAAGCATCCAACACAAATAAGGTATTTAGTTATTATCCTCCTCCTAATAAGTGAAAACCAACGGTCTGGCTTCATTTTTTGTAAAGGCATAACTCACGGGAATGGGAAACTTGAGTTGTTATGCAACTATTGAGGGCCAAGTATATGTACCATGTTGATAACAATACTTCAAATATGTTGAAGCACTTGAGAGAGTGTAGTGTTGTAGTGATTGCGGACCCATTCCATGGACCCGAGTGGTCCATGAAACCAATGAGCAATTCTCGATGCCCATTTTGTAGAACTGATTTTTAG
This region of Eucalyptus grandis isolate ANBG69807.140 chromosome 8, ASM1654582v1, whole genome shotgun sequence genomic DNA includes:
- the LOC104456621 gene encoding transcription factor MYB2, producing the protein MDFDHVMRSQHDSPSSVRTEEVTSDVRKGPWTAEEDALLANHVKIHGEGRWNLVARRAGLKRTGKSCRLRWLNYLRPDLRRGNMTLEEQLLILELHCRWGNRWSKIAQHLPGRTDNEVKNYWRTRVQKLAKHLKCDVNSKQFRDTMRCVWMPRFMEQIRASTGQFQASAQGPSDRPAEDPPRTHGIGSGYPVYDDHRDSLPELSPSVSSSDSSDPRFSSSPSPNQAGGIGSECFGLGLGDGPNYWTGCAQWWQPGVDAGEQEDSNGCLVGEDSLESLWNEEDAWFLQQQLLE